One window from the genome of Glycine soja cultivar W05 chromosome 12, ASM419377v2, whole genome shotgun sequence encodes:
- the LOC114379731 gene encoding ABC transporter G family member 15-like, with protein MEIEQATTNEKGVTDYGDAEMISDNNKRGMYLVWEDLTVVVPNFGNGHTRRLLDGLSGFAEPNRIMAIMGPSGSGKSTLLDALAGRLSRNVIMSGNVLLNGKKRRLDYGVVAYVTQEDIVLGTLTVRETISYSANLRLPSSMTKEEVNGIIEGTIMEMGLQDCGDRLIGNWHLRGISGGEKKRLSIALEILTRPSLLFLDEPTSGLDSASAYFVAQTLRNLGHDGKTVISSIHQPSSEVFALFDDLFLLSGGQTIYFGPAKKAVEFFAKAGFPCPSRRNPSDHFLRCINSDFDAVTTTMMACQRVHEEMSITTGSLSTAAIKATLIEKYRWSEHATTARARIKEISSIEGHEFESKSNCEAKWWKQLSTLTRRSFVNMSRDVGYYWIRITIYVALSLSVGTIFYEVGSSYRAIFARGACGAFISGFMTFMSIGGFPSFIEEMKVFYKERLNGYYGVGVYILSNFLSSFPFVAVMSIATGTITYYMVRFRTEFSHYVYICLDLIGCIAVVESSMMIIASLVPNFLMGLIIGAGYIGVMMMTAGYFRQIPDLPKIFWRYPISYINYGAWGLQGAFKNDMIGMEFDPLEPGGTKLKGEIILKTMLGIRVEISKWWDLAAVMIILVLLRVLFFVILKFKERAAPFLYSIYARQTLQRIKKRPSFRKGPSFPSKPHQSLHPLSSQEGLNSPIH; from the exons ATGGAGATAGAACAAGCCACTACCAATGAAAAGGGTGTTACCGACTATGGTGATGCTGAAATGATTTCAGATAATAATAAGAGAGGGATGTATCTTGTGTGGGAAGATTTAACTGTTGTAGTTCCAAATTTTGGGAATGGGCACACAAGAAGATTGCTTGATGGGTTGAGTGGATTTGCTGAACCTAACAGAATCATGGCTATCATGGGTCCTTCTGGCTCTGGAAAATCTACTCTTCTTGATGCTCTAGCAG GTAGACTCTCTAGAAACGTTATCATGTCTGGAAATGTGCTTTTAAATGGAAAGAAGAGGAGATTAGACTATGGAGTCGTA GCATATGTGACCCAAGAAGACATAGTGTTGGGAACACTAACAGTGAGAGAGACAATATCTTACTCAGCTAATCTAAGGCTTCCATCTAGCATGACAAAAGAAGAGGTGAATGGCATCATAGAGGGGACAATTATGGAGATGGGTCTTCAAGACTGTGGTGATCGGCTAATAGGGAATTGGCACTTGAGAGGTATAAGCGGTGGAGAAAAGAAAAGGCTAAGCATAGCACTTGAAATCCTCACAAGGCCAAGCCTCTTGTTCCTTGATGAACCCACCAGCGGTCTAGATAGTGCCTCAGCATATTTTGTTGCCCAAACTTTGAGAAACTTAGGTCATGATGGCAAGACTGTTATCTCTTCTATACACCAACCAAGTAGTGAGGTTTTTGCACTCTTTGACgatctctttcttctttctggAGGTCAAACAATTTATTTTGGACCGGCCAAAAAGGCAGTTGAG TTCTTTGCCAAAGCGGGATTCCCATGTCCAAGTAGAAGAAACCCTTCAGATCATTTCCTCCGTTGTATTAATTCAGACTTTGACGCTGTCACAACAACTATGATGGCCTGCCAAAGAGTACAT GAAGAAATGTCAATAACAACGGGATCGTTATCAACTGCAGCAATCAAAGCAACACTCATAGAGAAATACCGATGGTCAGAGCACGCAACCACTGCAAGagcaagaatcaaagaaatatCAAGCATT GAAGGACATGAATTTGAAAGTAAAAGCAACTGCGAAGCCAAATGGTGGAAGCAACTATCAACGCTGACTCGAAGATCTTTCGTGAACATGTCTAGAGATGTGGGATACTACTGGATAAGGATAACTATCTATGTTGCCTTATCTCTGTCTGTTGGAACAATCTTTTATGAAGTTGGATCGAGTTATAGAGCCATTTTTGCAAGAGGAGCATGTGGCGCTTTTATATCAGGTTTCATGACATTCATGTCCATAGGGGGCTTCCCGTCTTTCATAGAAGAAATGAAG GTTTTCTACAAAGAAAGACTGAACGGATATTATGGCGTTGGAGTCTACATTCTTTCAAATTTTCTGTCTTCATTTCCCTTTGTGGCAGTGATGTCCATTGCTACGGGGACAATAACCTATTATATGGTTAGGTTTCGCACAGAATTTTCACATTATGTGTATATCTGTCTGGATCTTATTGGCTGCATTGCGGTTGTGGAGAGCTCCATGATGATTATAGCTTCACTGGTTCCCAACTTCCTCATGGGATTGATAATTGGAGCGGGATATATT GGTGTTATGATGATGACTGCTGGCTATTTCCGTCAGATCCCTGATCTTCCCAAGATCTTCTGGCGTTACCCAATATCATACATCAACTATGGCGCATGGGGATTGCAG GGAGCTTTCAAGAATGACATGATTGGGATGGAGTTTGATCCCTTAGAACCCGGGGGCACAAAACTGAAAGGAGAAATCATCCTCAAAACCATGCTTGGCATTCGAGTTGAGATTTCAAAGTGGTGGGACTTAGCAGCAGTCATGATCATCCTCGTATTGCTTAGAGTTCTTTTCTTTGTCATTCTGAAATTCAAGGAGAGAGCTGCACCTTTTCTTTATAGTATCTACGCCAGGCAAACTCTGCAACGTATCAAGAAGCGACCTTCGTTCAGGAAAGGACCATCTTTCCCTTCCAAGCCCCACCAATCACTGCATCCCTTGTCTTCGCAAGAGGGGCTCAACTCCCCTATTCATTAG
- the LOC114380103 gene encoding ABC transporter G family member 15-like yields the protein MEIESSAATDSNNWGGAAAVEREMTYTGFDRGTFLAWQDLRVVIPNFGKGPTKRLLNGLNGYAEPGRIMAIMGPSGSGKSTLLDSLAGRLSKNVVMTGNVLLNGKKKGLGAGYGVVAYVTQEDVLLGTLTVKETISYSAHLRLPTSMSKEEVNSIIDGTIIEMGLQDCADRLIGNWHFRGISGGEKKRLSIALEILTRPRLLFLDEPTSGLDSASAFFVVQTLRNVARDGRTVISSIHQPSSEVFALFDDLFLLSGGETVYFGEAKSAIEFFAEAGFPCPRKRNPSDHFLRCINSDFDIVTATLKGSQRIHDVPNSADPFMNLATAEIKATLVEKYRRSTYARRAKNRIQELSTDEGLEPPTQHGSQASWWKQLSTLTKRSFVNMCRDVGYYWLRIIIYIIVSICVGTVYFDVGYSYTSILARGACGAFISGFMTFMSIGGFPSFIEEMKVFYRERLNGYYGVAAYILANFLSSFPFLVAIALTTSTITYNMVKFRPGISHFVFFFLNIYSCISVIESLMMVVASLVPNFLMGIITGAGIIGIMMMTSGFFRLLSDLPKPVWRYPISYISYGSWAIQGSYKNDLLGLEFDPLLPGDPKLTGEYVITHMLGIELNHSKWWDLAALFVILICYRLLFFTVLKFKERASPLFQTLYAKRTIQQLEKRPSFRKMPSFPSQRHQSLHSLSSQDGLDSPLH from the exons ATGGAGATAGAATCATCAGCAGCCACCGATAGCAACAACTGGGGTGGTGCAGCTgctgttgagagagagatgacaTACACTGGCTTTGACAGAGGAACCTTCTTGGCTTGGCAAGATCTGAGAGTGGTGATTCCTAACTTTGGAAAGGGACCAACCAAGAGGTTGCTTAATGGACTCAATGGCTATGCTGAGCCTGGTAGAATCATGGCCATTATGGGTCCTTCTGGCTCTGGAAAATCCACCCTTCTTGATTCACTTGCAG GTAGACTCTCAAAAAATGTGGTTATGACAGGAAATGTTCTTctcaatggaaagaaaaaaggcCTAGGCGCCGGCTACGGTGTTGTT GCATACGTAACTCAAGAAGATGTGCTGCTGGGAACACTTACTGTGAAGGAGACCATATCCTACTCAGCCCATCTACGTCTTCCAACATCAATGAGCAAAGAAGAAGTGAACAGCATCATCGATGGAACAATCATAGAAATGGGTCTTCAAGACTGTGCTGATAGGTTGATTGGTAATTGGCACTTTAGAGGGATAAGTGGAGGGGAGAAGAAGAGACTTAGCATTGCACTTGAGATCCTTACAAGGCCTCGCTTACTGTTTCTTGATGAACCAACCAGTGGCCTTGATAGTGCCTCTGCATTTTttgttgttcaaactcttagaAATGTTGCTCGTGATGGAAGGACTGTTATCTCTTCCATTCATCAACCAAGCAGTGAAGTCTTTGCACTCTTTGATGACCTCTTCTTACTATCTGGCGGTGAAACTGTTTATTTTGGAGAAGCAAAATCGGCAATTGAG TTTTTTGCTGAAGCTGGTTTCCCTTGTCCACGTAAAAGAAATCCTTCTGATCACTTCCTACGATGTATCAATTCTGATTTCGACATCGTAACAGCTACACTGAAGGGATCTCAAAGAATTCAT GATGTTCCAAATTCAGCAGATCCTTTCATGAATTTGGCTACAGCAGAGATTAAGGCAACGCTAGTTGAGAAATATAGGCGTTCAACATATGCCAGAAGGGCAAAGAACAGAATTCAAGAACTGTCTACCGAT GAAGGGCTTGAACCTCCAACACAACATGGAAGTCAAGCTAGTTGGTGGAAGCAACTATCAACGTTGACAAAGAGATCATTTGTGAACATGTGTAGAGATGTGGGTTACTACTGGTTGAGGATCATAATTTACATCATTGTATCCATATGTGTGGGAACCGTTTATTTTGATGTTGGCTATAGCTACACTTCCATCCTGGCCCGTGGTGCCTGCGGTGCATTTATATCAGGATTTATGACATTCATGTCAATTGGGGGCTTTCCATCATTTATTGAAGAAATGAAG GTATTTTATCGAGAAAGGCTTAATGGATACTATGGAGTTGCAGCATATATTTTAGCCAACTTCCTTTCTTCTTTCCCATTCTTGGTTGCAATTGCTCTGACAACTAGCACCATCACGTATAACATGGTGAAATTCAGGCCAGGAATCAGTCActttgtgtttttctttctcaacATCTACAGCTGCATCTCCGTAATAGAGAGCCTCATGATGGTTGTAGCTTCACTTGTTCCAAATTTCCTCATGGGAATAATTACAGGGGCTGGAATAATA GGAATCATGATGATGACCTCCGGATTCTTTAGGTTGCTCTCTGATCTTCCAAAGCCGGTTTGGCGCTACCCAATTTCATATATCAGTTATGGTTCCTGGGCAATTCag GGTTCCTACAAGAATGACTTGCTTGGGCTTGAGTTTGATCCTCTCTTACCTGGTGACCCAAAATTGACTGGAGAATACGTGATCACACACATGTTAGGCATTGAATTAAACCATTCCAAGTGGTGGGACTTAGCAGCTCTATTTGTGATTCTCATATGTTACAGACTTCTCTTCTTTACTGTTCTCAAGTTCAAGGAGAGAGCATCCCCATTATTTCAGACACTCTATGCCAAGAGAACCATCCAACAGCTTGAAAAAAGACCCTCTTTCAGGAAGATGCCATCTTTCCCTTCACAGAGGCATCAATCCCTCCATTCACTTTCTTCTCAAGATGGTCTTGATTCTCCACTCCACTAA
- the LOC114379732 gene encoding protein TRAUCO-like, which yields MTLPPSLSEPPSLSDSFSPLNPALAMDSLQATYKDEEDEEDEPQPQPPPTTADSPEAPPATTSTPSDTPTEPPNDARSEPEPSEDLSEDEAASDGSKKSPKSGREEGDASDEDPPPKKQKQLSSLTEATKEDLVAPQDGTNNAAATPATNGAAPKKSKKKNNNVWATKSTRKGKKKTNRNNNNNNSNNNNNHNHHANGEDNVLITPVPRFPDKSDDTEDMKICLSKVYKAEKVELSEDRMSAGSTKGYRMVRATRGVVEGAWYFEIRVVKLGESGHTRLGWSTEKGDLQAPVGYDGNSFGYRDIDGSKIHKALREKYGEEGYKEGDVIGFYINLPGGEQYAPKSSQLVWYKGQRYVYAQDSKEDPPKLVPGSEISFFKNGICQGVAFKDLHGGRYYPAASMFTLPNEPNCTVKFNFGPDFECFPEDFNERPIPRPMSEVPYLGFDNKVENEESNEKKSQKE from the exons ATGACTCTTCCTCCATCCTTATCGGAGCCGCCCTCACTCTCCGACTCATTCTCGCCGTTAAACCCAGCCCTAGCCATGGATAGTCTTCAAGCCACTTACAAAgacgaagaagatgaagaagacgaGCCGCAGCCTCAACCACCACCAACCACCGCCGATTCACCTGAAGCCCCTCCCGCCACCACCAGCACACCCTCCGACACCCCAACCGAACCCCCGAACGACGCCCGATCGGAGCCCGAGCCCTCCGAAGATCTCTCCGAGGACGAGGCCGCCTCCGACGGCTCCAAGAAATCCCCCAAATCCGGCCGCGAAGAAGGCGACGCCTCCGACGAGGACCCACCGCCGAAGAAGCAGAAGCAGCTCTCCTCTCTGACGGAGGCAACGAAGGAGGACTTGGTAGCGCCGCAGGATGGCACCAACAACGCGGCGGCGACGCCGGCAACAAATGGCGCGGCGCCGAAGAaatcgaaaaagaaaaacaacaacgTGTGGGCGACGAAGTCGACGCGgaaggggaagaagaaaacgaatcggaacaacaacaacaacaacagcaacaacaacaacaaccacaacCACCACGCGAACGGCGAGGACAACGTGCTGATAACGCCGGTGCCGCGGTTCCCGGACAAGAGCGACGACACGGAGGACATGAAGATTTGCCTCTCGAAGGTGTACAAAGCGGAGAAGGTGGAATTGAGCGAGGACAGAATGAGCGCGGGGAGCACCAAGGGTTACAGAATGGTTAGGGCCACGCGCGGGGTGGTGGAAGGCGCGTGGTACTTTGAGATTAGGGTTGTGAAGTTGGGAGAGAGTGGGCACACGCGCCTCGGGTGGTCGACTGAGAAGGGTGATTTGCAGGCGCCGGTTGGGTACGACGGGAATAGCTTTGGGTATAGGGATATTGATGGGAGTAAGATTCATAAGGCTCTTAGGGAGAAGTATGGAGAGGAAGGGTACAAGGAAGGGGATGTTATTGGTTTCTATATCAATTTGCCTGGTGGGGAACAGTATGCCCCTAAATCATCTCAATTGGTTTGGTATAAGGGCCAGAGATATGTTTATGCACAAGATTCTAAGGAAGATCCACCCAAACTAGTGCCTG GAAGTGAGATATCATTCTTTAAAAATGGCATATGCCAAGGTGTAGCTTTCAAGGATCTTCACGGTGGTCGTTACTATCCTGCTGCTTCAATGTTTACTCTCCCCAATGAACCAAACTGCACGGTGAAGTTCAACTTTGGTCCCGACTTTGAGTGTTTTCCTGAGGATTTCAATGAACGGCCAATTCCCAGGCCAATGAGTGAAGTTCCTTATCTTGGTTTTGACAATAAAGTTGAAAATGAAGAGTCTAACGAGAAGAAATCCCAGAAAGAGTGA
- the LOC114380165 gene encoding NAD(H) kinase 1-like, giving the protein MAPSKLNSSGNTSMPCSQAENGFVNSFSLFPEKVVQELLQSPVQGSDDHLIEFSEALRTVAKALRLVAEGKASAQAEAAEWKRKYELERDRNLKFEHAEKSCIEHQAEHEDVRTNNPAKQPVLCNEANGQSEKCCSRNGICSHEVLRDGTPGSDSKMVKKASFKLSWFSKGDQSDQYKHDIVSFERGNITTAERSSKQISLKWESCPQTVLILTKPNSVSVQILCAEMIRWLSQQKNLHIYVEPHVRVELLTESSHFNFVETWNDDKELLRLHTKVDLVVTLGGDGTVLWAASMFKGPVPPIVPFSLGSLGFMTPFYSEQYKECLESILKGPISITLRHRLQCHVIRDAAKNEYETEEPILVLNEVTIDRGISSFLTNLECYCDNSFVTCVQGDGLILSTTSGSTAYSLAAGGSMVHPQVPGILFTPICPHSLSFRPLIFPEHVTLRVQVPFNSRSPAWASFDGKDRKQLAPGDALVCSMAPWPVPTACLDDSTNDFLRSIHEGLHWNLRKTQSFDGPRET; this is encoded by the exons ATGGCTCCAAGCAAGCTCAATTCCTCG GGAAATACTAGTATGCCATGTTCACAGGCTGAGAATGGTTTTGTCAATTCCTTTTCTCTCTTCCCCGAGAAAGTGGTGCAAGAGCTTCTTCAATCTCCAGTCCAGGGGTCGGATGACCATCTTATTGAGTTCTCTGAAGCTTTAAGAA CTGTTGCGAAGGCTCTCAGGCTAGTTGCCGAAGGGAAAGCTTCTGCTCAAGCTGAGGCTGCTGAATGGAAACGTAAATATGAGTTGGAGAGGGATCGGAATCTGAAGTTTGAACATGCAG AGAAATCATGTATAGAGCATCAGGCTGAACATGAGGATGTGAGGACAAATAACCCTGCCAAACAACCTGTTTTATGTAATGAAGCTAATGGACAGTCTGAGAAATGTTGTTCAAGGAATGGTATTTGCTCCCATGAAGttcttagggatggaacacctGGTTCTGATTCCAAGATGGTCAAAAAG GCTTCATTTAAACTCTCATGGTTCAGCAAAGGTGATCAAAGTGATCAGTACAAACACGACATTGTCTCTTTTGAAAGGGGAAATATAACCACTGCAGAGCGCAGTAGTAAGCAG ATCTCTTTGAAGTGGGAGTCATGCCCACAGACAGTGCTCATATTGACCAAACCAAATTCAGTTTCAGTTCAAATTCTGTGTGCTGAAATGATTAG ATGGTTGAGCCAGCAAAAGAATCTACACATCTATGTGGAACCACACGTCAGGGTTGAACTTTTAACAGAATCATCACACTTTAACTTTGTAGAAACTTGGAATGATG ATAAGGAACTTTTGAGACTACACACTAAAGTTGACCTCGTGGTAACTCTTGGTGGAGATGGCACTGTCCTATGG GCAGCTTCAATGTTCAAAGGGCCAGTGCCTCCTATTGTCCCCTTTTCTTTAGGGTCTCTTGGCTTTATGACCCCTTTCT ATAGCGAACAATACAAAGAATGCCTAGAATCAATCTTAAAGGGCCCCATTAGCATCACATTACGGCATCGTTTGCAATGTCATGTTATACGAGATGCAGCTAAAAATGAATATGAAACTGAAGAACCTATCCTTGTTCTAAATGAGGTTACAATTGACCGTGGAATATCTTCTTTCCTCACAAATTTAGAATGTTACTGTGACAACTCCTTTGTCACGTGTGTGCAAGGGGATGGATTAATCTTATCTACTACATCTGGCAGTACAGCATATTCTTTAGCAGCTGGAGGATCAATGGTCCATCCGCAG GTTCCAGGTATTTTATTCACTCCAATTTGCCCACATTCGCTATCTTTTAGGCCATTGATATTTCCAGAGCATGTGACTTTGAGGGTGCAAGTGCCATTCAACAGCAGAAGCCCTGCATGGGCATCATTTGATGGCAAGGACAGGAAGCAGTTAGCACCTGGAGATGCACTTGTGTGCAGCATGGCTCCATGGCCTGTTCCTACGGCTTGTTTGGATGATTCTACTAATGACTTCTTGCGCAGTATTCATGAGGGCCTCCATTGGAATTTGAGAAAGACACAATCATTTGATGGCCCCCGGGAAACATGA
- the LOC114378262 gene encoding protein RETICULATA-RELATED 4, chloroplastic-like, which translates to MSIAFSFFTPLSSKSLPSFSLSTPSLCFRLTPLRRPTDRFYPLRSSAGGPGGGSFGGHGGPGHGGHGGGGGGGHDNDDNERKNEALLVVAEAGRSLESVPVDLAAAIKDGKIPASVVSRFLELEKSPFFRWLLQFTGFRERLLADDLFLAKVAMECGVGVFTKTAAEYEKRRENFFNELEIVFADVAMAIIADFMLVYLPAPTVALRPPLALTAGPIAKFFHGCPDNAFQVALSGASYSLIQRVGAIVRNGAKLFAVGTASSLVGTAMTNAFINAKKAVNKTSEGEIENVPILSTSAAYGVYMAVSSNLRYQVLAGIIEQRLLEPLLHQHKLILSALCFAVRTGNTYLGSLLWVDYARFVGVQ; encoded by the exons ATGTCGATCGCTTTTTCCTTCTTCACTCCACTCTCTTCCAAATCCCTTCCATCCTTTTCCCTCTCTACCCCTTCTCTCTGTTTTCGCCTCACTCCCCTCCGCCGCCCCACCGATCGCTTTTACCCTCTCCGCTCCTCCGCCGGAGGCCCTGGCGGCGGATCCTTCGGAGGCCACGGCGGTCCCGGACACGGAGGACATggtggcggcggcggcggcggtcACGACAACGACGACAATGAGAGAAAGAACGAGGCTTTATTGGTGGTGGCGGAGGCGGGGAGGTCGTTGGAGAGCGTGCCGGTGGACCTGGCGGCGGCGATAAAGGACGGCAAGATTCCGGCGTCGGTGGTGAGTCGCTTTCTCGAATTGGAGAAGTCTCCGTTCTTCCGGTGGCTGCTTCAGTTCACTGGGTTCAGGGAGCGTCTTCTCGCTGATGATCTCTTCCTCGCAAAGGTTGCTATGGAATGCGGCGTTGGCGTCTTCACCAAg ACTGCTGCTGAGTacgaaaaaagaagagaaaactttTTCAATGAGCTCGAAATTGTCTTCGCTGATGTG GCTATGGCCATAATTGCAGATTTCATGTTGGTTTATCTTCCTGCTCCTACCGTAGCGCTTAGACCGCCACTTGCACTCACTGCAGGGCCTATTGCTAAGTTTTTCCATGGCTGCCCGGATAATGCATTTCAG GTTGCACTATCTGGAGCATCATATTCCTTGATACAGAGGGTTGGTGCTATTGTG CGTAATGGGGCTAAGCTTTTTGCAGTTGGAACTGCTTCATCCCTG GTTGGGACAGCTATGACAAATGCCTTCATTAATGCAAAGAAGGCAGTTAACAAGACTTCTGAAGGGGAAATTGAGAATGTTCCCATATTGTCAACCAGTGCTGCTTATGGTGTCTATATGGCAGTTTCTAGCAACCTCAG GTATCAAGTACTTGCTGGAATTATTGAACAGAGGCTTTTGGAACCTTTGCTGCACCAGCACAAACTTATCCTTAGTGCACTTTGTTTTGCTGTGCGGACTGGCAATACATATTTGGGTTCATTATT GTGGGTGGATTATGCTCGTTTTGTAGGGGTTCAATAG